From the Saimiri boliviensis isolate mSaiBol1 chromosome X, mSaiBol1.pri, whole genome shotgun sequence genome, one window contains:
- the LOC101037583 gene encoding histone H2B type F-M → MAEPSSKPTSEEDQSTQEPKEASSLTAQKQEKRRRRGSRRGSRRCHANRGQDSFVTYFPSALKQVHEGLSLSQEALSVMDSMIRDILDRIATEAGRLARYAKRVTITPRDIQIAVRLLLPGKMGRFAELQGTNAILRTSLGALWKQRK, encoded by the exons ATGGCTGAGCCTTCCTCTAAGCCAACCTCGGAGGAAGACCAGAGCACCCAGGAACCCAAAGAGGCCAGCTCCTTGACGGCCCAGAAGCAGGAGAAGCGACGGCGCCGAGGGTCCCGCCGAGGGTCCCGCAGGTGCCACGCCAACCGCGGCCAGGACAGCTTCGTCACCTATTTCCCCTCAGCGCTGAAACAGGTTCACGAGGGCCTCAGCCTTTCCCAGGAGGCCCTGAGTGTCATGGATTCTATGATTCGTGACATATTGGACCGCATCGCCACCGAGGCTGGTCGACTGGCTCGCTACGCCAAGCGCGTGACCATCACCCCCCGGGACATCCAGATTGCTGTGCGCCTGCTGCTGCCGGGGAAGATGGGCAGGTTCGCGGAGCTCCAGGGCACGAATGCCATCCTCAG AACTTCATTAGGTGCGTTATGGAAACAGAGAAAGTGA